In the genome of Hymenobacter cellulosivorans, one region contains:
- a CDS encoding DUF2339 domain-containing protein produces MEALLVIVVTVVVALVYHGFRDRLKRLEQRLTERETGHAQLLTQVEQLRRELQELRDAPPIRTAPPRPAAPVAAAPATAASATTTAPAVVPARPVAIPATPATPVEPKVIAPLPAAPAISVTSTPVVPPVVPTPPVPVASPVAAPEPVAPVVPPVATPAAEPAISTPTVPPAPVPTPPTAEPVLPPVGSPAAPVAPPVVPTPSPAPAQPKPAPSTEPRPAPRPEPKPESKPEPVFTPPAPPRPAPRPVPTEPAEPTWWERTEQVLLDNWTGILGAVVLVIGVGFLGIYTAVQVKPPVRFAMISGFAGALLGLNYYLRTKPFAQRLHVWLQSSAAAIFLFACVGATSVPGLQWAAPPLSYGLLLTGVAANLWLAWTSSRESVATLHGVLSLVALAVIPPDLITLGTATAVTAFCIAITYRQQWKYQLLLSILSFFVFHQYWHFHLAQPLTGVARVTAMSLVVLVGVAAAVVQYRRVYADSRFDALLFAAHVLNWTTLGFNLYQYSTGSPWKTIPLALGAVLTFFVARRARQLGIQWLFQTDTIISLILALATAFSLQGWHATGPVVGLFMLLEALLIAFIMAREREALVFRVASVGALLAGAGLLVMITAQLTSYSPAELQRNALIVFLAASLGAGYFRLTFSQPLLEPDAQDSPTNRALHQGFGGLVGALYLSAAALVLQALFGIRNPSVGLLIGEALAAAGVVFALARQLRGEPAWFRTLHFAAGQVLLTVAILGLHKLGLVWPATAAVLYLEVLALTWLLGRATEVHAFRMYLGAALLAGLWLLLAGTGPGQQLPAASLHRNALLLLGAGLLSAVFFRQLSRPLWLSAQASASPERSLHQGLGGLTGVLYLAGAGVLLQALFGPPQPPALALISGAAVAAGLVFGLSRWLRGSTEWFRILHLLAGQMLLTVAILGLHKLGLVWPATAAVLYLETLALTWLLSRATEVVAFRMYLGAALLAGFWLLLAAGLHWSVLPPAALHRNTVLLLAAGLASAVFFQLFARQLWLSAQVSTSPDRSLYQGLGGLTGVLYLAGAGLLLQALFGPPQPPAAALVSGAVVAAGLVFGLSRWLHGGVEWFRILHLLVGQLLLSIAVLGLHKLGLSWPLTTVLLYAEFLLMLGLLAGRREWWVYRVQLYATLLLATLLPVVVYGTGQLSPEQRALLLTLAALATAAAQATLVRLAAPEYDLLPFSYNPAYRLRVLGTVAGLLLLAAAGLIYHHTWAGWVAVGIAGALLALRRSVRVPGLWVGLLLAAAGYHLLQWHHVLVAEPGLNSGAALLYLLPLVLLAAPGLAFSWWQAQARHVRWPWLYLLGLHVLVLGWATAPVRFEALAVLVWCGAIALAAGAAQWLRRRFSDPAALTRQGSPDRHLLHVAYGLLAWALLWHFYHEVPGTAELWHVPTRRLTAAALVLVLAGLAWRRPPATAPVYRSWQLLHPYLPELTLLFLGFTLGYEVRLTWLALSWLALAFALTLGGGRLPEQLHRVQLYGVLFFWLSTIWATYVALRYLAPGQLLSVRWLTTAGAVALQFAYAAVALQSHATAKPLYWPAGLSGLARLGQLSPRQLVAALLYPAFVALTVLLVQSFDRSVLTVLLMLEVVALFVSSLLLRRQDFRYASLAGVAVCLVRLVFFDLSQRGTVTRAVVFILMGLLLLGMNALYARFKDRFAPTPAADESAEDFSPTTDPDEPQPAATPTE; encoded by the coding sequence ATGGAGGCTTTGCTAGTCATAGTTGTGACGGTAGTAGTGGCCCTGGTTTACCACGGCTTCAGGGACCGACTCAAACGACTGGAGCAGCGCCTGACCGAGCGCGAAACCGGCCACGCCCAGTTGCTAACCCAGGTAGAGCAGCTGCGCAGAGAGCTCCAGGAACTCCGCGACGCCCCACCCATACGGACTGCCCCACCGCGCCCCGCCGCGCCGGTAGCTGCTGCGCCGGCTACCGCAGCTTCAGCCACTACCACGGCTCCCGCCGTAGTACCTGCCCGGCCGGTAGCCATTCCGGCTACTCCAGCCACCCCGGTAGAGCCCAAAGTAATAGCTCCGCTGCCAGCCGCACCGGCAATTTCAGTCACGTCTACGCCGGTCGTTCCACCGGTTGTACCCACGCCGCCGGTACCCGTAGCTTCGCCGGTGGCAGCTCCCGAGCCGGTTGCGCCAGTTGTGCCGCCGGTTGCCACCCCGGCTGCTGAGCCCGCCATTTCCACTCCGACAGTACCACCGGCTCCGGTGCCAACTCCGCCAACTGCTGAGCCGGTTCTGCCACCCGTTGGTTCTCCAGCCGCACCGGTAGCGCCGCCCGTTGTTCCAACCCCTTCCCCGGCTCCTGCCCAGCCCAAGCCGGCGCCAAGTACGGAGCCCCGGCCTGCACCGCGCCCGGAACCCAAACCGGAATCCAAGCCCGAACCGGTTTTTACGCCCCCGGCCCCACCGCGGCCGGCGCCCCGGCCCGTTCCCACGGAGCCCGCCGAGCCTACGTGGTGGGAACGAACCGAACAGGTGTTGCTCGACAACTGGACCGGTATTCTGGGCGCCGTGGTGCTGGTTATCGGCGTCGGGTTTCTGGGAATTTACACGGCCGTGCAGGTCAAGCCGCCGGTGCGCTTCGCCATGATTTCGGGGTTTGCCGGGGCCCTGCTGGGCTTGAATTATTACCTGCGTACCAAGCCCTTTGCTCAGCGCCTGCACGTGTGGCTACAAAGCAGTGCAGCGGCTATTTTCCTGTTTGCCTGCGTGGGGGCTACCAGCGTACCGGGCCTGCAGTGGGCCGCGCCGCCGCTGAGCTACGGGCTGCTGCTGACGGGCGTAGCGGCCAACCTCTGGCTGGCCTGGACCAGCAGCCGGGAGTCGGTGGCGACGCTGCACGGGGTGCTGAGCCTGGTGGCCCTGGCCGTTATTCCGCCCGATTTAATTACGCTGGGCACGGCCACGGCGGTTACGGCCTTCTGCATTGCCATTACCTACCGGCAGCAGTGGAAATACCAGCTGCTGCTGAGCATTCTGAGCTTTTTTGTCTTTCATCAATACTGGCACTTCCACCTGGCCCAGCCCCTGACGGGTGTGGCCCGCGTAACGGCTATGAGCCTGGTGGTGCTGGTGGGCGTGGCGGCGGCCGTGGTACAGTACCGCCGCGTGTACGCCGATTCCCGCTTTGATGCCCTGCTTTTTGCCGCCCACGTGCTCAACTGGACCACGCTGGGCTTCAACCTCTACCAATACAGCACCGGCTCGCCCTGGAAAACTATTCCGCTGGCCCTGGGCGCGGTGCTGACCTTCTTCGTAGCCCGCCGGGCCCGGCAGCTGGGCATTCAGTGGCTGTTTCAGACCGACACCATCATTTCCCTGATTTTGGCCCTGGCTACGGCCTTTTCGCTGCAGGGCTGGCACGCTACAGGGCCGGTCGTGGGCCTATTTATGCTGCTCGAAGCCCTGCTGATTGCCTTTATTATGGCCCGGGAGCGGGAAGCCCTGGTGTTCCGGGTGGCCAGTGTGGGCGCTTTGCTGGCTGGCGCAGGCCTGCTGGTAATGATAACCGCCCAGCTCACCAGCTACTCGCCGGCCGAGCTGCAACGCAACGCCCTGATTGTGTTTTTGGCCGCCAGCCTGGGCGCGGGCTACTTCCGCCTGACCTTTTCCCAACCCCTACTTGAACCCGACGCTCAGGATTCTCCCACCAACCGGGCGTTGCACCAGGGTTTTGGCGGCCTCGTCGGGGCCTTATACCTGAGCGCGGCGGCACTGGTCCTACAGGCGTTGTTCGGCATACGAAATCCGTCTGTGGGCCTGCTGATTGGCGAGGCCCTGGCCGCCGCCGGGGTGGTATTTGCCCTGGCCCGGCAGCTGCGTGGGGAGCCGGCCTGGTTCCGCACCCTGCACTTTGCCGCCGGGCAGGTATTGCTGACCGTGGCCATTCTGGGGCTGCACAAGCTGGGACTGGTGTGGCCCGCCACGGCGGCCGTGCTTTACCTCGAAGTTCTGGCCCTGACCTGGCTATTAGGCCGGGCCACGGAAGTCCATGCATTCCGCATGTACCTTGGGGCGGCGCTGCTGGCGGGTCTGTGGCTACTGCTGGCCGGCACCGGGCCTGGGCAGCAGTTGCCAGCGGCCAGCTTGCACCGCAATGCGCTGCTGCTGCTCGGGGCGGGCCTGTTAAGCGCCGTCTTTTTCCGCCAGCTTTCCCGTCCGCTCTGGCTGAGTGCTCAGGCCAGTGCCTCGCCCGAGCGAAGCTTGCACCAGGGTTTGGGCGGCCTGACGGGGGTCCTGTATCTGGCCGGGGCGGGGGTGCTTTTGCAGGCATTGTTTGGCCCGCCGCAACCGCCGGCACTGGCCTTGATAAGTGGGGCGGCAGTGGCGGCCGGACTAGTCTTTGGCCTAAGCCGCTGGCTGCGCGGCAGCACCGAGTGGTTCCGGATTCTGCACCTGTTAGCGGGGCAGATGCTGCTGACTGTGGCTATTCTGGGTCTGCACAAGCTGGGATTGGTGTGGCCCGCCACGGCAGCCGTGCTCTACCTGGAAACCCTGGCCCTGACCTGGCTGCTGAGCCGGGCTACAGAAGTGGTAGCGTTTCGCATGTACCTCGGCGCGGCGCTGCTGGCTGGGTTCTGGCTACTGCTGGCCGCCGGCCTGCACTGGTCTGTGCTGCCCCCAGCCGCGCTGCACCGCAACACAGTGTTGCTACTCGCCGCGGGCTTGGCCAGCGCCGTGTTTTTCCAGCTTTTTGCCCGCCAGCTCTGGCTGAGCGCCCAGGTCAGCACGTCGCCCGACCGGAGCCTGTACCAGGGTCTGGGCGGCCTGACGGGGGTCCTGTATCTGGCTGGGGCAGGTCTGCTTTTGCAGGCATTGTTTGGCCCGCCTCAGCCCCCGGCGGCAGCGCTGGTGAGCGGGGCGGTAGTGGCGGCGGGCTTGGTTTTTGGGCTGAGTCGGTGGCTGCACGGCGGTGTTGAGTGGTTTCGGATCCTGCACCTGCTGGTAGGTCAGCTTCTGCTGAGCATAGCCGTGCTGGGCTTGCACAAACTAGGCCTAAGCTGGCCGCTGACCACGGTGCTGCTCTACGCCGAGTTTCTGCTGATGCTGGGGCTGCTGGCCGGGCGCCGCGAGTGGTGGGTATACCGCGTGCAGCTTTACGCTACGCTGCTGCTGGCTACGCTGCTGCCCGTAGTAGTGTACGGCACGGGTCAGCTGAGTCCAGAACAACGGGCGTTGCTACTGACCCTGGCCGCCCTGGCTACGGCAGCAGCCCAGGCTACACTGGTGCGCCTGGCGGCCCCGGAGTACGATTTGCTGCCGTTCTCCTACAATCCGGCTTACCGCCTGCGGGTGCTGGGCACGGTAGCGGGCTTGCTGCTGCTGGCCGCCGCCGGACTAATTTACCACCATACCTGGGCGGGCTGGGTAGCCGTGGGCATTGCTGGGGCGTTGCTGGCATTGCGGCGCTCGGTGCGGGTGCCCGGCTTGTGGGTAGGCCTGCTGCTGGCCGCGGCCGGGTATCATCTGCTGCAATGGCACCATGTTTTGGTGGCGGAGCCGGGGCTGAATTCCGGCGCCGCCCTGCTGTATTTGCTGCCCCTGGTGCTACTGGCCGCACCGGGCCTGGCCTTTTCCTGGTGGCAGGCGCAGGCTCGCCACGTTCGGTGGCCCTGGCTGTATTTGCTGGGCCTGCACGTGTTGGTTCTGGGCTGGGCTACGGCTCCGGTCCGGTTCGAGGCGCTTGCCGTGCTGGTATGGTGCGGGGCAATTGCGCTGGCGGCCGGAGCAGCTCAATGGCTACGTCGCCGCTTCTCCGACCCCGCCGCGCTAACCCGCCAGGGCAGCCCCGACCGGCACCTGCTGCACGTGGCCTACGGCTTGCTGGCGTGGGCTCTGCTTTGGCATTTTTACCATGAAGTGCCGGGCACCGCCGAGCTATGGCACGTACCTACCCGTCGCCTCACGGCAGCAGCCTTGGTGCTGGTACTGGCGGGCCTGGCCTGGCGCCGGCCGCCGGCTACCGCTCCCGTTTACCGCAGCTGGCAGCTACTGCACCCGTATCTGCCCGAGCTGACGCTGCTGTTCCTGGGCTTTACGCTCGGGTATGAAGTGCGGCTCACCTGGTTGGCGCTGTCGTGGCTGGCCCTGGCTTTTGCCCTCACCCTGGGTGGAGGCCGCCTACCCGAACAACTGCACCGGGTGCAGCTCTACGGCGTGCTGTTTTTCTGGCTATCGACTATCTGGGCGACGTACGTGGCTCTGCGCTACCTGGCACCCGGCCAGCTGCTGAGCGTCCGGTGGCTGACTACGGCCGGAGCGGTGGCTTTACAGTTTGCGTACGCCGCGGTAGCTCTACAATCTCACGCTACGGCCAAACCACTTTACTGGCCCGCGGGCCTAAGTGGCCTGGCCCGCCTGGGGCAGCTTAGTCCCCGGCAGTTGGTGGCGGCACTGCTCTACCCGGCCTTCGTGGCTCTTACCGTGCTCCTCGTGCAGTCCTTCGACCGCTCGGTGCTTACGGTGCTGCTGATGCTGGAAGTCGTGGCTCTGTTCGTGAGTAGCCTGCTGCTGCGCCGCCAGGATTTCCGCTACGCCTCCCTGGCCGGCGTGGCCGTCTGCCTGGTGCGCCTGGTGTTCTTCGATCTGAGTCAGCGCGGCACCGTCACCCGGGCGGTAGTCTTTATCCTGATGGGCCTGCTGCTGCTGGGCATGAATGCCCTGTATGCCCGCTTCAAGGACCGCTTCGCTCCCACCCCGGCCGCGGATGAGTCAGCCGAGGACTTTTCTCCTACCACTGACCCCGATGAGCCCCAACCGGCTGCCACCCCGACGGAGTAG
- a CDS encoding LysR family transcriptional regulator: protein MLSYKHEIFLEVARLLSFTKASQNLFVSQSAVSKHVKALEEEYKIGLFERLGNTVKLTPAGQLLYQKLLVAKQLQHELHQEFTALSADYSPRFRMMIGASTTISLYVLPPVLSAYLNKNPNIQLTLKNRNSENILKALLDHEIDLGIIEGINKVSNVTYTPFLTDDVIAVCSAKNPLNRQNLTVQDLHNVPLAVREVGSGTLAVLEEALAEHHLKLPDLPVKVRLGGTEALKNFVRVDTCLAFLPRQAVVKELESGELLEVPIQGLAMRRQFNFIQRRGTENNLPYKDFVQFMKRHYSKRE, encoded by the coding sequence ATGCTCTCCTACAAGCACGAAATATTCCTGGAAGTGGCCCGCCTGCTGAGCTTCACCAAGGCCAGCCAAAACCTGTTCGTGAGCCAGTCGGCCGTGAGCAAGCACGTAAAGGCCCTGGAAGAAGAGTACAAAATCGGACTGTTCGAGCGGCTCGGCAACACCGTCAAGCTCACGCCCGCCGGGCAGTTGCTCTACCAAAAGCTGCTGGTTGCCAAGCAGCTCCAGCACGAGCTCCACCAGGAGTTCACAGCCCTGAGCGCCGACTATTCCCCGCGCTTTCGGATGATGATTGGGGCCAGTACCACCATTTCGCTCTACGTGCTGCCCCCGGTGCTGTCGGCCTACCTCAACAAGAACCCCAACATTCAGCTCACGCTCAAAAACCGCAACAGCGAGAACATCCTCAAAGCCCTACTCGACCACGAAATTGACCTGGGCATCATCGAGGGCATCAACAAAGTCAGCAACGTGACTTACACCCCGTTCCTGACCGACGATGTCATTGCCGTGTGCTCGGCCAAAAACCCGCTCAACCGGCAAAACCTCACGGTGCAGGACTTGCACAACGTGCCGCTGGCCGTGCGCGAAGTCGGCTCGGGCACCCTGGCCGTGCTGGAAGAAGCGCTGGCTGAACACCACCTCAAACTGCCCGACTTGCCGGTAAAAGTGCGGCTGGGCGGTACGGAAGCCCTCAAAAACTTCGTGCGCGTCGATACCTGCCTGGCGTTTCTGCCCCGGCAGGCGGTAGTCAAGGAGCTGGAGTCGGGGGAGCTGCTCGAAGTCCCGATTCAGGGACTGGCCATGCGGCGGCAGTTCAACTTCATCCAACGCCGGGGCACCGAAAACAACTTGCCCTACAAAGATTTCGTGCAGTTCATGAAGCGGCACTATTCGAAAAGGGAATAG
- a CDS encoding threonine synthase gives METCTALTSRIQILECSACGRPHSAFTLQRVSECCQMPLLAVYDLHEPLSKASICQTEGSMWRYREVLPLLHDENRVSLGEGFTPILDLKRLGSRYDLHSLVLKDEGKNPTGSFKARGLSMAISKAKELGIEGCIVPTAGNAGVAMAAYCAKAGMRAVVAMPRHTPKAFREECYWYGAEVELIDGLINDCAAWVRQTNASGALLDVSTLKEPYRIEGKKTMGYEIAEQLNWTLPDVILYPAGGGTGLIGIWKAFQEMKALGWLAPDVQLPRMVAVQAANCCPLIETYTGRQANAHHYVGKPTIANGLAVPRPLGEPLMLDVLRESQGTVVSITDEQMVEGMRELGRLEGLFVAPEGAAVWMAARHLLSTGWLRADEKILLLNTGAGQKYLDNVEGQY, from the coding sequence ATGGAAACCTGCACCGCCCTTACCTCTCGAATCCAGATCCTGGAATGCTCCGCCTGTGGCCGGCCCCACTCGGCCTTCACCTTGCAGCGGGTATCGGAGTGCTGCCAGATGCCGCTGCTGGCTGTTTACGACCTGCACGAGCCCCTAAGCAAAGCCAGCATCTGCCAGACTGAGGGCTCGATGTGGCGCTACCGCGAAGTGCTGCCTTTGCTCCATGATGAAAACCGCGTCAGCCTGGGCGAAGGATTTACCCCCATTCTGGACCTGAAGCGCCTGGGCAGCCGCTACGACCTGCACTCATTGGTGCTCAAGGATGAAGGCAAAAACCCAACGGGCTCATTTAAGGCCCGGGGCCTGAGCATGGCTATTTCCAAGGCCAAGGAGCTGGGTATTGAGGGCTGCATTGTGCCCACCGCTGGCAACGCGGGCGTGGCCATGGCCGCCTACTGTGCCAAGGCCGGTATGCGGGCCGTAGTGGCCATGCCCCGGCACACGCCTAAGGCCTTCCGGGAAGAGTGCTACTGGTACGGGGCCGAAGTGGAGCTGATTGACGGCCTCATCAACGACTGCGCCGCCTGGGTGCGCCAAACCAACGCCAGCGGGGCCCTGCTCGACGTTTCGACGCTGAAGGAGCCCTACCGTATTGAGGGCAAAAAAACCATGGGCTACGAAATTGCCGAGCAGCTAAACTGGACCCTGCCCGACGTGATATTGTACCCCGCCGGCGGCGGCACCGGCCTGATTGGCATCTGGAAGGCCTTCCAGGAAATGAAAGCCCTGGGCTGGCTGGCTCCCGACGTGCAGCTGCCGCGCATGGTGGCCGTGCAGGCTGCCAACTGCTGCCCCCTGATTGAAACCTATACGGGCCGGCAGGCCAATGCCCACCACTACGTTGGCAAACCCACCATTGCCAACGGACTGGCCGTGCCGCGCCCCTTGGGTGAACCTCTCATGCTGGACGTGCTGCGCGAGTCGCAGGGCACGGTCGTGAGCATCACCGACGAGCAGATGGTGGAAGGCATGCGGGAACTGGGCCGCCTTGAAGGCCTGTTTGTAGCCCCCGAAGGTGCCGCCGTCTGGATGGCTGCCCGCCACCTGCTCAGCACCGGCTGGCTGCGGGCCGACGAGAAAATTCTGCTGCTCAACACTGGTGCCGGCCAGAAATACCTCGACAACGTGGAAGGCCAGTACTAA
- a CDS encoding M28 family peptidase translates to MSKLLLLAAVALVVGVLAFAGWKKREQPVPLPTQVNAMKANQDRLYADVEFLTELRPARNYRNLTSLNKAADYIKAEFDKLDCRVQEQPFRADGQQYRNIIASFGPAEAERIIVGAHYDVCGDQPGADDNASAVAGLLETARLLHAQKPQLTRRIDFVAYSLEEPPFFGTDDMGSAVHAKSLHHQNVAVRAMICYEMIGYFSDEPGSQRFPNEQLAKLFPNTGNFITVVGKEGQEAIVSQVQQLMQAHADIDVQRINLPSAVGLAGLSDHRNYWRYGYQALMINDTSFLRNANYHQPTDTIDTLDFRRMAEVVNGVLGAVLGL, encoded by the coding sequence ATGTCGAAGCTTCTGCTCCTTGCTGCCGTAGCCTTGGTCGTTGGGGTGCTGGCGTTTGCCGGCTGGAAGAAGCGCGAGCAGCCCGTACCGCTACCCACGCAAGTTAACGCTATGAAAGCCAATCAGGACCGTCTGTACGCCGATGTCGAGTTTCTGACCGAGCTGCGCCCGGCTCGCAACTACCGCAACCTGACTTCGCTCAACAAAGCGGCCGACTACATCAAGGCCGAGTTCGACAAGCTGGATTGCCGGGTCCAGGAGCAGCCTTTTCGGGCCGATGGGCAGCAGTACCGCAACATCATTGCCTCCTTTGGCCCGGCCGAAGCGGAGCGCATCATTGTGGGGGCCCACTACGACGTGTGCGGCGACCAGCCCGGGGCCGACGACAACGCCAGCGCCGTGGCCGGCCTGCTCGAAACGGCCCGCCTGCTCCACGCCCAAAAGCCCCAGCTCACCCGCCGCATCGACTTTGTAGCGTATTCGCTCGAAGAGCCGCCGTTTTTCGGGACCGACGACATGGGCAGCGCCGTGCACGCCAAGTCCCTGCACCACCAGAACGTAGCCGTCCGGGCCATGATCTGCTACGAAATGATTGGCTACTTCAGCGACGAACCCGGCTCCCAGCGCTTCCCGAACGAGCAGCTGGCCAAGCTTTTTCCCAACACCGGCAACTTCATTACGGTAGTGGGCAAAGAAGGGCAGGAGGCCATTGTAAGCCAAGTCCAGCAGCTCATGCAGGCCCACGCCGACATCGACGTGCAGCGCATCAACCTGCCCAGCGCCGTGGGCCTGGCCGGCCTTTCCGACCACCGCAACTACTGGCGCTACGGCTACCAGGCCCTGATGATTAACGACACTTCTTTTCTGCGCAACGCCAATTACCACCAACCCACCGATACCATCGACACGCTCGACTTCCGGCGCATGGCCGAAGTCGTCAATGGTGTGCTGGGGGCCGTTCTGGGGTTGTAA
- a CDS encoding tetratricopeptide repeat protein encodes MNSYSNIGRVQLLLQHQRPAEAEQEARRQLRDDPDNSPLLCLLALAQMAQEQLPAAQGSVEQAIHLDPENAFAFYVLSAVQLRQQNIPAALTAIEEALSLNPEDADYQHVLGQIRFQQGQLHAALRAAEAGLAADPTHVDCLGLRARCLARLGRGDEASANFDEALRHDPTDAGTHADLGWVALERGRAKEAAKHFQEALRLNPTSDYAREGLVAALKSRFWLYNWFYRYTVWTQTMSPNMRQGMFIGLFVLSRLVPMLLPLYLVLVYMSWFAEPLFNSLLRFNRYGRYALSEEDTRYSNQFLGVLLGGLALLGAGHLAGVAPLVTAGIIALALLFPLVGTQRQWQPKRRQQSRWFGWGLAALGGVAVLAQVLALPFEGGIFLAFLGGTLVYIWLMALRS; translated from the coding sequence ATGAATTCGTACTCGAATATTGGCCGCGTTCAGCTCTTACTCCAGCACCAGCGCCCCGCCGAGGCCGAGCAGGAAGCCCGCCGCCAGCTGCGCGACGACCCCGACAACAGTCCGCTGCTGTGCCTGCTGGCCCTGGCTCAAATGGCTCAGGAGCAGCTGCCCGCCGCTCAAGGCTCAGTGGAGCAGGCCATTCACCTTGACCCGGAAAACGCTTTTGCTTTTTACGTGCTCAGCGCCGTGCAGCTGCGGCAGCAAAATATTCCGGCCGCACTAACGGCCATTGAGGAAGCCTTGAGCCTCAACCCCGAGGATGCCGACTACCAGCACGTGCTGGGCCAGATTCGCTTTCAGCAGGGCCAGCTACACGCCGCGCTGCGGGCGGCCGAAGCCGGCCTGGCTGCCGACCCTACGCACGTAGATTGTCTGGGGCTGCGGGCCCGCTGCCTGGCCCGCCTCGGCCGCGGCGACGAAGCCTCGGCCAACTTCGACGAAGCCCTGCGCCACGACCCTACCGACGCCGGCACCCACGCCGACCTGGGCTGGGTAGCCCTGGAGCGGGGCCGGGCCAAGGAAGCTGCCAAGCATTTCCAGGAAGCCCTGCGCCTAAACCCCACTTCCGATTACGCCCGGGAAGGGCTGGTAGCGGCCCTGAAGTCGCGCTTCTGGCTTTACAACTGGTTTTACCGCTACACCGTTTGGACCCAGACCATGAGCCCAAACATGCGCCAGGGCATGTTTATCGGCCTGTTTGTGCTCTCCCGGCTAGTGCCCATGCTGCTGCCGCTGTACCTAGTGCTGGTGTATATGAGCTGGTTTGCCGAGCCGCTCTTTAACTCCCTGCTGCGTTTTAACCGCTACGGCCGCTACGCCCTCAGCGAGGAGGATACCCGCTACTCCAATCAGTTCTTAGGCGTGCTGCTGGGCGGCTTGGCGCTGCTGGGCGCGGGTCATTTGGCGGGCGTTGCGCCGTTGGTTACGGCCGGCATTATAGCCCTGGCTCTGCTCTTTCCGCTAGTGGGCACCCAGCGGCAGTGGCAGCCGAAGCGCCGGCAACAGTCGCGCTGGTTTGGCTGGGGCCTGGCCGCCCTGGGCGGGGTGGCCGTGCTGGCCCAGGTACTGGCGCTGCCCTTTGAGGGCGGCATTTTCCTGGCCTTTCTGGGCGGCACGCTGGTGTATATCTGGCTGATGGCTTTGCGCAGCTAA
- a CDS encoding tetratricopeptide repeat protein, with translation MSFPSDSRWQEAVQHLLAVHRPQQAETLLRQQLVRHPREIYAHVLLAAALYQQARYPEARTAAQDALALDPATSEAHYLLCLICSQLNLVPAMVEAIDEALRLQPWNPKYLGARAQVYLGFNQPAEAQRVAELGLAYDPTHAGCRLQRAEALQQQSKWDDLAVALGQLRQAHPTLPAAYRMLGREALRREQFAQAQLHYQEVLRLAPNDPEALAGASQAIRRQLGIGRVALRLDRYLTFISEGTKRRQLKAWGHFLLILVPLSMLCIPLLLFLGFEAVYWRLHPEVRRLRNRPDHAMPYAQQTLYRYGAPAAVALLILAWTTGLIWLLLWLGLPESSLGPGLTGGLTTIVISIGALLKEAAHRPLPTASPMGRLLLAGLTLAGSILVALHEATWPYGPLLLLLFTTGLLYWQFRRLVQAPR, from the coding sequence ATGTCTTTTCCCTCGGATAGCCGCTGGCAGGAAGCGGTGCAGCACCTGCTGGCAGTGCACCGGCCGCAGCAAGCCGAAACCCTGCTGCGCCAGCAGCTCGTGCGCCATCCGCGGGAAATATATGCTCATGTGCTTTTGGCCGCCGCGCTTTACCAGCAGGCCCGCTACCCGGAGGCCCGCACGGCCGCCCAGGACGCGCTGGCCCTGGACCCGGCTACCAGTGAGGCCCACTACCTGCTGTGCCTGATTTGCTCCCAGCTGAACCTGGTACCGGCCATGGTGGAGGCCATCGACGAGGCACTGCGCCTGCAGCCCTGGAACCCGAAGTACCTGGGAGCCCGGGCTCAGGTGTACCTGGGCTTCAATCAGCCAGCCGAAGCCCAGCGAGTGGCGGAACTGGGGCTGGCCTACGATCCTACGCACGCCGGCTGCCGGCTGCAAAGGGCCGAAGCCTTGCAGCAGCAAAGCAAGTGGGACGACTTGGCCGTTGCTCTGGGGCAGTTGCGCCAAGCCCATCCTACGCTACCTGCCGCCTATCGGATGCTGGGCCGGGAAGCCTTGCGCCGGGAGCAGTTTGCGCAGGCGCAACTGCATTACCAGGAAGTGCTGCGACTCGCGCCCAACGACCCGGAAGCTTTGGCGGGCGCCAGCCAGGCCATTCGGCGGCAGCTGGGCATTGGGCGCGTGGCCTTGCGCCTCGACCGGTATTTGACTTTTATTTCGGAGGGCACTAAGCGCAGGCAACTCAAAGCCTGGGGCCACTTCCTACTGATTCTGGTGCCGCTAAGTATGCTGTGCATTCCCTTGCTGCTGTTCCTGGGCTTTGAGGCGGTGTACTGGCGGCTGCACCCCGAGGTGCGGCGGCTGCGCAACCGGCCCGACCACGCCATGCCCTACGCCCAGCAGACCCTGTACCGCTATGGGGCTCCAGCGGCAGTAGCCTTGCTTATCCTGGCCTGGACGACGGGCCTGATCTGGTTGCTGCTCTGGCTGGGTCTGCCGGAAAGCAGCCTGGGCCCGGGCCTGACCGGGGGCCTGACGACGATAGTTATCAGCATCGGGGCCCTGCTGAAAGAGGCAGCCCACCGCCCCCTGCCCACGGCGTCGCCAATGGGCCGCCTGCTACTGGCGGGGCTAACGCTGGCCGGCAGCATCCTTGTCGCTCTGCACGAGGCTACCTGGCCATACGGTCCGCTTCTACTCCTACTTTTTACCACCGGGCTCCTGTACTGGCAATTTCGCCGACTGGTGCAGGCGCCCCGCTAA